ACCTGATAAAGTGATAATTCCTTTCAATTCATAAATATCATCTTTTCCAAAGTCAAAAGCTTCTAGATTTGATATTCCTCCAATGAATAAATCTTTGTTTTCACCAATAAATTGACCAAATTTGTTGTAAATTTTTTCATTTATATATTGTTCCTTTTTTTCACTTAAATCTAAAAAAGTATATTTGTCTTTATATGTTATTAGCGCTTTAAATCCATCAAAAAACTTTGCTTTAAGGTCTAGTTTTAAATCATTACTTAATAAAATCCCTTTCTTTAAGGAGTAAATAAAATATTCACTATAGTTACCACTACCACCACTATCGCTAATGATTAGGATATCTTTAATGCTGTCACCATCAAAATCATAAATTACCATTTTTGGTGAATAGCCTCCAAAATCCAATTTTATGTTCTTTTCTAACTTTTCATTTTTAATTTTCAGAACAAAAGTGTCATAATAAATTTCACTTAATTTATTACCTTCTAAGGTTATATTTTCAAGTATCCCATCATTATCAATATCTGTATTAGTAGAGGTTATTACATTTGCATATGAAAAAATAGAAAAGATAAATAATATTATCGAAAGAATAACCTTTTTCATATTTTTAACTCCTTTCGCTAAATTTGTTTGTTTTTGGCTCAAACCATTTAAAAAAGTATTTTCCTTGATATGTATCTTTTTCTTTTAATCTTTTTTCAATCATATTAATAATCTGTATTTTTGGAATTCCCCAATTACCAAAGATAGTTCCATTATTTGGAGGATCTGCTACCAATCGATGAATAGTTATTTTTGGGGAGAGAAATTCTAAAAATTGTATGACTCTTTCAATATAGCTGTCAAGTGTTCCAATTTGAATTTTATTTTCTTTAAAAAGTTTTCCTAAAATTGTGTTTTCGACAACGTATAGTGAATGTATTTTAACACCATCTATATCTAGAACTGATAGAATTTTTGCTGTTTCAATTACATCAAGCATATCATCCGTTGGAAAGTTTAAGATCACATGCGAAATAAGTTCAAAACTTCTTTCTTTAATTTTTTTTGCAGCATAAATGTATTCAGCTAATGTGTGACCACGATTCATTTTTACAAGAGTATGATAATTTGAAGTTTGAAGTCCCATTTCTATTGATACGTCAATCTTTTCTCTTAATTCTTCTAGTAAATCCAAAATTTCGTCTGAAATACAATCAGGTCTAGTGGAAATAGAAATTTGAACTATATCTTCATCTATTGCGCTAAAATAAACTTTTTTAAGTTTTTCAATTGGTGCGTAAGTGTTTGAATAATTTTGAAAATATGCTATAAATTTTTTGGCACCCTTTTTTATGTATCTTTCCTTCATTTTTCTTATTTGAGTTTTTATATCAAACTCACCAAAAGTGGTAAAACCGCTACCCGTTTCATCACAAAACAAGCAACCAGGTAATCCATTTTCACGGTTTGGACAGCTAAACCCTACATTTATTGGTAACCTATATACTTTTTCACCATATTTTTTCTTTAGTTCAACACTTAGTTTTCTGTACCTATAACCTTCCTGTAAAAAGTCGAAAATTTTCTATATACCTCCTTTTCATCAATAGTTGGGAATGTACCATTATAATATGTAAATTTTCCATTTACCATCGTAGCAAATACATCAACTTTTGAATGAATTATATGTTTTTTCATATTTTCGATAGGATAGAAACTTGGATTTTTCAAATTAATTATTGTTAGATCAGCTGGGAAACCTTCTTTTATTTCTCCACCTTCTATATTTAACGATCTATAACCGTTTATCGTTAGCATTTTAAGCATTTGATTAATGTCAAGATTTTGAGGATTGTCCTTTTTTTGTAATAGAGAAGCAATTCTAGCTTCAAATAGTATGTCAAGAGAATTGTTACTAGCAGGTCCATCTGTTCCAAGAGCTACAGTCAAGCCATTTTCGATCATTTTTTGAATAGGTGCTATACCATTTCCTAATTTTAAATTACTGGTAGGATTGTGAGAAATAAATACATTAAAATCTTTTAGCATTTTAATGTCATTATCATCAAGATGAACACAGTGAACGGCAAGAAAATGATAATCAGCAATTCCAGAAGAAAGAATTTGTGAAAGTGAAAATTGCTCTTTCTCCCATTTATTTTCAAATAAATGCATTGTAACAGGAATTTTTAATTTTCTGGAGAGTTTACCAATTTCCTTTAAAGCTTCAAAAGAACAAGTATAAGGGGCATGTGGACCAAGCCCTACGAAAATTCTATTATCAATACCATGCCACTTTTCAAAAAGTGAAAGTGCTTCTTTAAGTCTGCTTTTTTCAATTTTGTCTTCTTCTGAGACAAGGCCTCTAGTTAAAAGTGCTTTCATTCCAAAATCTTTTACAGCTTGTGCAACAGAATTTTCAAACATATACATATCACAAAAAGCTACGATACCGTTTTTAGACATTTCCATCATCGAAAGCATCGATGCAAAATAAACTATATCTTCGTTTAATTTTTCTTCAAGTGGTATTATATTTTTAAAAAGCCATTGGTTAAAAGGTAAATCTTCTGCAATACCTCTTAAAATAGACATTGCTGCATGAGTATGTGTGTTTATTAGGCCTGGAATTATTAATTTATTATCTAGATCAAATTCTTCATCCTCATTATCTTTTAAATTTTTATCAATTTTCATTATTTTTCCGTTATCAATTTTTATGTCAACTTTCTCAATGCTGGAATTCCAATTTCTTAAAACATATGCATTTCTTAAAATCATTATTTTTCACCCTTTATTTTTTTAGCATCTATCCATAAACCTTCAAGGTCATAAAATTCTCTTGCTTCTTTTGTAAAAATATGTATAACAATGTCAGATGCATCAATTATAAGCCATTCATGATTATCCTCTTTGTCATAGTAAATTATTTGTTTTCCAATTTCAGATAATAAGTCTAAAATTGTTTCTCTTAAACTATTCATATGAGTATTGCTATTAGCAGTAAGGATTATAAAGTAATCTGTGGGGACATTAGTATTTGACATATCCAAAATAACTGGTTCAATTGCTTCTTTTTCTAAAATTTTTTTCCAAATTAATTCTAAAA
Above is a window of Thermosipho japonicus DNA encoding:
- a CDS encoding TIGR01212 family radical SAM protein (This family includes YhcC from E. coli K-12, an uncharacterized radical SAM protein.) — protein: MFDFLQEGYRYRKLSVELKKKYGEKVYRLPINVGFSCPNRENGLPGCLFCDETGSGFTTFGEFDIKTQIRKMKERYIKKGAKKFIAYFQNYSNTYAPIEKLKKVYFSAIDEDIVQISISTRPDCISDEILDLLEELREKIDVSIEMGLQTSNYHTLVKMNRGHTLAEYIYAAKKIKERSFELISHVILNFPTDDMLDVIETAKILSVLDIDGVKIHSLYVVENTILGKLFKENKIQIGTLDSYIERVIQFLEFLSPKITIHRLVADPPNNGTIFGNWGIPKIQIINMIEKRLKEKDTYQGKYFFKWFEPKTNKFSERS
- a CDS encoding amidohydrolase, giving the protein MILRNAYVLRNWNSSIEKVDIKIDNGKIMKIDKNLKDNEDEEFDLDNKLIIPGLINTHTHAAMSILRGIAEDLPFNQWLFKNIIPLEEKLNEDIVYFASMLSMMEMSKNGIVAFCDMYMFENSVAQAVKDFGMKALLTRGLVSEEDKIEKSRLKEALSLFEKWHGIDNRIFVGLGPHAPYTCSFEALKEIGKLSRKLKIPVTMHLFENKWEKEQFSLSQILSSGIADYHFLAVHCVHLDDNDIKMLKDFNVFISHNPTSNLKLGNGIAPIQKMIENGLTVALGTDGPASNNSLDILFEARIASLLQKKDNPQNLDINQMLKMLTINGYRSLNIEGGEIKEGFPADLTIINLKNPSFYPIENMKKHIIHSKVDVFATMVNGKFTYYNGTFPTIDEKEVYRKFSTFYRKVIGTEN
- the rsfS gene encoding ribosome silencing factor; protein product: MEILELIWKKILEKEAIEPVILDMSNTNVPTDYFIILTANSNTHMNSLRETILDLLSEIGKQIIYYDKEDNHEWLIIDASDIVIHIFTKEAREFYDLEGLWIDAKKIKGEK